TCGGGACACATTTTAATCCCACGACCGGTTTCTTGTCCCGATTCCTCTTCTATCGAGACAAGGTTTGCACTCCAGAACTGATCCTTGTCCTGATTCTGTCTTTCTGCGTGCAATTCTTGTTTGTTAACTTTCATTAAAGAGACCACTCCCTTCCGAAGTCAGAGTCTCTCTTATTTCATTAACCTCTTAATCAATTTCAATCCATTTTTTGCATTAGGATATCTAAAATGAAAGTCAAAGCGGTTCGTTTGTTTGAGGACACTTTTATAATGTGAAAATGCTGTAAAGCTCGATTCACCATGGTAAGTACCCATACCGCTTTCTCCGACACCTCCAAAAGGTAGATACGGGGTGGCAATATGCATAAGTGTATCGTTAATACATCCACCACCGAATGAAATAGATTCTGTTACTTTCTTCTCCATTTCTTCAGATGTTGTAAATAAATACAAAGCTAACGGCTTAGGACGGTCTGTTACAAAATCAATCACGGTTCGGATATTTTCATATTCAACCACAGGAAAGATTGGTCCGAAGATTTCATCTGTCATAACGCCAGAAGTCATACTTTCCGGTTCTAACAAAGTTGGCTCTATTTTCAAGCTTGCCTCGTCAGATTCACCTCCAAATAATATTGAACCGTCGGACAAATACTTCTTTAATCGCTGAAAATGACGATCATTTACAATTCTTGTAAACTCCTCATTTTCTAATGGTTTATCTCCATAAAAATCAACAATAACCTTCTTAAGCTCAGTTAAGAATTCCTGTTTTACTTTCTTGTGAACATATAAATAATCAGGAGCAATACAGGTTTGACCTGCATTAATGAATTTACCAAAGGCAATCCGTTTTGCAGCCAATTCAATATTTGCTGTTTCATCTACGATACAAGGACTTTTTCCACCCAATTCAAGTGTAATTGGAATTAATCGTTTAGCTGCTGCTTCCATTACGACTTTTCCAACAGGTACACTTCCTGTAAAAAAGATATAATCAAACTCTTGATCTAATAAATATGTCGTCGTTTCAACACCACCTTCAAGTACAGCTATGTATTCAGAAGAAAAGGTGTCTCCTATCATATCAGCAAGCAATGTTGAAGTGTGCGGGGTTAATTCTGAAGGTTTTAGAACTGCTGTGTTTCCTGCTGCAATTGCACCAATTAAAGGAGCCAGTTGGAGCTGAAAAGGATAATTCCATGGAGCAATAATAAGCGATACTCCATATGGTT
This Metabacillus endolithicus DNA region includes the following protein-coding sequences:
- a CDS encoding aldehyde dehydrogenase; protein product: MTQIKEQSLTAVKNTVRRQKEFFRNGHTKSKDFRVSMLKKLAEQIRKNEEKICLALKQDLNKSETEAYVTEIGFLLEEIGFTLKHIDKWMKPEKVKTAKTHFGSKGFKVAEPYGVSLIIAPWNYPFQLQLAPLIGAIAAGNTAVLKPSELTPHTSTLLADMIGDTFSSEYIAVLEGGVETTTYLLDQEFDYIFFTGSVPVGKVVMEAAAKRLIPITLELGGKSPCIVDETANIELAAKRIAFGKFINAGQTCIAPDYLYVHKKVKQEFLTELKKVIVDFYGDKPLENEEFTRIVNDRHFQRLKKYLSDGSILFGGESDEASLKIEPTLLEPESMTSGVMTDEIFGPIFPVVEYENIRTVIDFVTDRPKPLALYLFTTSEEMEKKVTESISFGGGCINDTLMHIATPYLPFGGVGESGMGTYHGESSFTAFSHYKSVLKQTNRFDFHFRYPNAKNGLKLIKRLMK